From a single Glycine soja cultivar W05 chromosome 19, ASM419377v2, whole genome shotgun sequence genomic region:
- the LOC114400632 gene encoding two-component response regulator ARR9-like isoform X2, translating into MGMAAESQFHVLAVDDSLIDRKLIERLLRTSSYQVTTVDSGSKALEFLGLCENDESNPSTPYVCPNNHQESSSLRNIPVVIMSSENVPSRINRCLEEGAEEFFLKPVRLSDLNKLKPHMKKTKLKDQKQGTVEKLEDLEVQQQQPQQQIIIQNEQQQAPKSRDLLQPESESHPHAQPTIEQQQQSLQQANNNSKRKTMEQGLSPETDRTRPRYSGIATVV; encoded by the exons ATGGGGATGGCTGCAGAGTCACAGTTTCATGTCTTGGCTGTTGATGACAGTCTCATAGATAGGAAACTCATTGAGAGGCTCCTCAGAACCTCTTCTTATCAAG TTACTACAGTTGATTCTGGTAGCAAGGCTTTAGAGTTTCTGGGGTTGTGTGAGAATGATGAGAGCAACCCAAGTACACCATATGTTTGTCCCAACAACCATCAG GAATCTTCATCTTTGAGAAACATACCGGTGGTGATTATGTCATCTGAAAATGTGCCTTCAAGGATTAACAG ATGTTTGGAGGAAGGAGCAGAAGAATTTTTCTTGAAGCCTGTGAGGCTGTCAGATTTAAACAAGCTTaaaccccatatgaagaaaACCAAGTTGAAAGATCAAAAACAAGGAACAGTAGAAAAGCTTGAAGACTTAGAAGTTCAACAGCAACAGCCACAACAACAAATCATCATCCAAAATGAGCAGCAACAAGCACCAAAATCCCGAGATCTTCTTCAGCCAGAGTCAGAGTCACATCCACATGCACAACCAACTATTGAACAACAGCAACAATCACTACAACAAGCCAACAACAATAGCAAGAGGAAGACCATGGAACAGGGCCTTTCACCTGAGACTGACAGAACAAGACCAAGATACAGTGGCATAGCCACTGTGGTATGA
- the LOC114400632 gene encoding two-component response regulator ARR9-like isoform X1: protein MGMAAESQFHVLAVDDSLIDRKLIERLLRTSSYQVTTVDSGSKALEFLGLCENDESNPSTPYVCPNNHQEVEVNLVITDYCMPGMTGYDLLKKIKESSSLRNIPVVIMSSENVPSRINRCLEEGAEEFFLKPVRLSDLNKLKPHMKKTKLKDQKQGTVEKLEDLEVQQQQPQQQIIIQNEQQQAPKSRDLLQPESESHPHAQPTIEQQQQSLQQANNNSKRKTMEQGLSPETDRTRPRYSGIATVV, encoded by the exons ATGGGGATGGCTGCAGAGTCACAGTTTCATGTCTTGGCTGTTGATGACAGTCTCATAGATAGGAAACTCATTGAGAGGCTCCTCAGAACCTCTTCTTATCAAG TTACTACAGTTGATTCTGGTAGCAAGGCTTTAGAGTTTCTGGGGTTGTGTGAGAATGATGAGAGCAACCCAAGTACACCATATGTTTGTCCCAACAACCATCAG GAGGTGGAGGTGAATCTTGTTATAACAGATTACTGTATGCCTGGCATGACAGGCTATGACTTGCTTAAGAAAATCAAG GAATCTTCATCTTTGAGAAACATACCGGTGGTGATTATGTCATCTGAAAATGTGCCTTCAAGGATTAACAG ATGTTTGGAGGAAGGAGCAGAAGAATTTTTCTTGAAGCCTGTGAGGCTGTCAGATTTAAACAAGCTTaaaccccatatgaagaaaACCAAGTTGAAAGATCAAAAACAAGGAACAGTAGAAAAGCTTGAAGACTTAGAAGTTCAACAGCAACAGCCACAACAACAAATCATCATCCAAAATGAGCAGCAACAAGCACCAAAATCCCGAGATCTTCTTCAGCCAGAGTCAGAGTCACATCCACATGCACAACCAACTATTGAACAACAGCAACAATCACTACAACAAGCCAACAACAATAGCAAGAGGAAGACCATGGAACAGGGCCTTTCACCTGAGACTGACAGAACAAGACCAAGATACAGTGGCATAGCCACTGTGGTATGA